In Crassostrea angulata isolate pt1a10 chromosome 4, ASM2561291v2, whole genome shotgun sequence, one genomic interval encodes:
- the LOC128182474 gene encoding uncharacterized protein LOC128182474: protein MSCDPQPEMPEGYLGPQERFNELGLSVQSHTDPVITARDNHYEIKMKHRGPIKVTHQLQSCKDEKDYSEFVFTQIKDGIVQLLLHFPSPGWYKLQIYALPLSDPSKSLPNVYNYLIHCTKTLNPCFPFPKQYVQWKDGCYLYEPLNLCESTKLTHVKWRVLIPHAKQVAVVVDDEWTHLENKGGPVFEGTCNLNQYRGKDKKVTLNANFGEDESKYSTMLEYHIK, encoded by the coding sequence ATGAGCTGTGATCCTCAGCCAGAGATGCCAGAGGGCTACCTTGGTCCTCAAGAACGGTTTAATGAGCTGGGACTAAGCGTTCAGTCACATACCGACCCCGTTATTACGGCTAGAGACAATCATTACGAAATTAAGATGAAACACAGAGGACCTATCAAGGTTACTCACCAACTTCAGTCTTGCAAGGATGAAAAGGACTACTCGGAATTTGTTTTCACTCAGATCAAGGATGGAATCGTTCAGCTCCTCCTCCACTTTCCCTCACCGGGTTGGTACAAGCTTCAGATTTACGCCCTCCCGTTGTCAGACCCAAGCAAGTCATTGCCGAACGTTTACAACTACCTAATTCACTGCACCAAAACATTAAACCCATGTTTTCCCTTTCCGAAACAATATGTGCAATGGAAGGATGGCTGCTACCTGTATGAGCCGTTGAACCTCTGCGAGTCTACTAAACTGACCCACGTCAAATGGCGGGTCCTGATACCCCACGCTAAACAGGTGGCGGTGGTCGTTGATGACGAATGGACCCACCTGGAGAACAAAGGCGGTCCCGTTTTCGAAGGCACGTGTAATCTTAATCAGTATCGCGGAAAGGACAAAAAAGTTACGTTAAACGCAAACTTCGGAGAGGATGAAAGCAAATATTCTACTATGCTAGAATACCACATCAAATAG